One window of the Thalassoroseus pseudoceratinae genome contains the following:
- a CDS encoding alpha/beta hydrolase gives MHSSALGCMAIVIVTLCSIPVSAEDKTVHEGIYYGPENGTEYQKERCQLDIHVPTNQQKFPVLIYFHGGGIVGGSRGGPDLTSQGVCLVAPSYRLSPKAQCPDYLNDAADAVAWTFKNIEKYGGDPDRIFIGGMSAGSYLAAMITMDKSWLDKRGIDIDRIAGLLPISGHMITHFTVRKERGVSASTGLSDEFAPLYHVRKTPFPIFIQCGDDDYPGRQEENRLFVAMMIKYAKQPASDIIYKEYPGTHGTFGRDKQKQEDFARFILERSQLAE, from the coding sequence ATGCATTCTTCTGCACTTGGTTGCATGGCGATTGTGATTGTCACGCTGTGTTCCATTCCTGTGTCCGCGGAGGACAAGACCGTTCATGAAGGGATCTATTATGGTCCTGAAAACGGCACGGAATATCAAAAGGAACGCTGCCAACTCGACATCCATGTGCCAACGAATCAGCAGAAGTTTCCAGTGCTGATCTACTTTCACGGTGGTGGCATCGTCGGTGGCAGTCGTGGCGGTCCGGATTTGACGTCCCAAGGGGTGTGTCTCGTCGCACCGTCTTACCGACTAAGCCCAAAAGCGCAATGTCCGGACTATCTAAACGACGCTGCGGACGCCGTCGCCTGGACGTTCAAAAATATCGAGAAGTACGGCGGCGATCCGGACCGCATTTTTATCGGGGGAATGTCGGCCGGGAGTTACCTGGCGGCGATGATCACCATGGATAAGAGTTGGCTCGATAAGCGGGGAATCGACATCGATCGGATTGCTGGACTACTACCAATTAGCGGTCACATGATTACCCACTTCACCGTGCGAAAGGAGCGAGGCGTCTCCGCAAGCACGGGGCTATCGGACGAATTCGCCCCGCTCTACCATGTCCGAAAAACGCCGTTCCCTATCTTTATTCAATGCGGTGATGACGACTACCCCGGACGGCAGGAAGAAAACCGACTCTTTGTCGCGATGATGATCAAATACGCCAAGCAACCGGCAAGTGACATCATCTACAAAGAGTACCCTGGAACACATGGGACCTTCGGACGGGACAAGCAAAAACAAGAAGACTTCGCCCGGTTTATCCTCGAACGTTCCCAACTTGCAGAGTGA